The following coding sequences are from one Collimonas arenae window:
- a CDS encoding TonB-dependent receptor, with protein MGKKARARAHMRCAHKVVLTLGAALPFGAVLAQTAPVPATPAASAAPAADTTQSNLQLETMTVTAQRKVEKIKDVPISVTLLKGETLDVLNSGGADIRVLAAKVPSLNIESSNGRTFPRFYIRGYGNTDFSTFASQPVSLVFDDVVQENAALKGFPMFDLAGVEVLRGPQGTLFGRNTPAGVVKFDSAKPSLDGVSGYYSVSDGTHNTANVEAAVNVPLSDQWAMRFSTLVEHRDNWVTNNGGGTPNLEGYDERAGRLQFLYKPDGTFNALFNIHARATTGSARLFRANILEPGTNGFVPGFDPSQVTFNGLNSQSLHTAGGSARLTWNLENVKLYSITGYETISSYFSRGDIDGGTPTGPGFIPFQVQTGGGVGDDKQFSQEFRLESKNDGPLNWQTGLYYFNEDVTGNSANFNSTTQQQTSYLQNRQKNTAYAVFGSLTYDVNDRFKLRGGLRYTQDKKDFSTEVADNVRFSGPGSISESKSNVSWDASANYALTNDITTYARVATGFRAPSIAAPSSSVPITVANAETITSYETGIKADLFNRRARANFSIYSYDVKNQQLTAVGGASNSISLVNAAKTVGRGAELDLEANLTERLRMTFGGSYNYTQIRDPNLLVAGCATCTMLNTQVRPGLYSIDGNALPQAPKWIANVTARYGIPLGNNDELYFYTDWSYRSKINFFLYNSTEFTGKPLLEGGLRMGYKWDGDKYEIAAFARNITNKVVATGGIDFNNLTAFINDPRMFGVQFRSNF; from the coding sequence ATGGGAAAAAAAGCGAGGGCACGCGCCCACATGCGTTGTGCGCATAAAGTAGTACTGACATTGGGGGCGGCACTGCCATTCGGGGCGGTACTGGCGCAGACAGCCCCGGTACCTGCAACACCAGCGGCGAGTGCAGCGCCGGCGGCGGACACCACACAAAGCAACCTGCAGCTGGAAACCATGACGGTGACTGCGCAGCGCAAGGTTGAGAAAATCAAAGACGTGCCGATCTCGGTGACGCTGCTGAAAGGCGAAACGCTGGACGTGCTGAATTCCGGTGGGGCCGATATCCGGGTATTAGCCGCCAAAGTGCCAAGCCTGAATATCGAATCGTCGAACGGTCGCACTTTCCCACGTTTTTATATCCGCGGTTACGGCAATACCGACTTCTCTACCTTCGCCTCGCAGCCGGTATCGCTGGTATTCGATGATGTTGTGCAAGAGAATGCCGCCCTCAAAGGTTTCCCGATGTTCGACCTTGCTGGCGTCGAAGTCTTGCGTGGGCCGCAAGGCACGCTGTTCGGCCGCAACACGCCAGCCGGCGTGGTCAAGTTCGATTCCGCCAAACCGAGCCTGGACGGCGTATCCGGCTACTACAGCGTCTCCGACGGCACCCACAATACCGCCAACGTTGAAGCGGCGGTCAACGTGCCGTTAAGCGATCAATGGGCGATGCGCTTCTCGACGCTGGTCGAACACCGCGACAACTGGGTCACGAATAATGGCGGCGGCACGCCAAACCTGGAAGGCTACGACGAACGCGCAGGCCGCCTGCAGTTCCTGTACAAGCCGGATGGTACGTTCAATGCACTGTTCAACATCCACGCCCGCGCCACCACCGGCAGTGCGCGCCTGTTCCGCGCCAATATCCTGGAGCCAGGCACGAACGGCTTCGTTCCTGGTTTCGATCCGTCGCAAGTCACCTTCAACGGCCTGAACTCGCAGTCCCTGCATACCGCCGGCGGCAGCGCTCGCCTGACCTGGAATCTGGAAAATGTAAAGCTATACTCAATCACTGGCTATGAAACCATCTCCAGCTATTTCAGCCGCGGCGACATCGACGGCGGCACGCCGACCGGCCCCGGTTTCATCCCGTTCCAGGTGCAAACCGGTGGCGGTGTCGGCGACGACAAGCAGTTTTCGCAGGAATTCCGGCTTGAATCGAAGAACGACGGGCCACTCAACTGGCAGACCGGCCTCTACTATTTCAATGAAGACGTGACCGGCAACAGCGCCAATTTCAACAGCACCACTCAGCAACAGACCAGTTACCTGCAGAATCGCCAGAAGAACACGGCGTACGCAGTCTTCGGCTCGTTGACCTATGATGTCAACGACCGCTTCAAACTGCGCGGCGGCCTGCGTTACACGCAGGACAAGAAAGATTTTTCGACAGAGGTCGCCGACAACGTGAGGTTCTCCGGCCCCGGTTCGATCAGCGAAAGCAAATCGAACGTCAGCTGGGACGCCAGCGCCAATTACGCGCTGACCAACGACATCACCACCTACGCACGAGTTGCCACCGGCTTCCGTGCGCCAAGTATTGCCGCGCCATCATCGTCCGTGCCGATCACTGTGGCCAACGCCGAGACCATCACGTCGTATGAAACCGGGATCAAGGCCGACCTGTTCAATCGTCGCGCCCGCGCCAACTTCAGCATTTACAGCTACGACGTCAAGAATCAACAGCTGACCGCGGTCGGCGGTGCTTCCAACTCGATCTCGCTGGTCAATGCTGCAAAGACGGTCGGACGCGGCGCCGAACTGGACCTGGAAGCCAACCTGACCGAACGCTTGCGCATGACGTTCGGCGGCAGCTACAACTACACGCAGATTCGCGATCCAAATCTGCTGGTGGCAGGCTGTGCAACCTGTACCATGCTCAACACCCAGGTAAGGCCAGGCCTGTATTCGATCGACGGCAACGCACTGCCGCAAGCACCGAAGTGGATTGCCAACGTCACCGCGCGCTACGGCATACCGCTTGGCAACAATGACGAACTGTACTTCTACACAGACTGGTCGTATCGCAGCAAGATTAACTTTTTCCTGTACAACTCGACCGAATTCACCGGCAAGCCGTTGCTCGAAGGTGGCCTGCGCATGGGGTACAAATGGGACGGCGACAAATATGAGATCGCAGCTTTCGCCCGCAACATCACC
- a CDS encoding GntR family transcriptional regulator, translated as MSKKSDDTAAAPARAIVKRGSGVVDQKIYDSVLKAVMSQRLRPGTKLTEASLCELFAVSRTIVRKAIQRLAHDHILELRPNRGAIIAQPTPQETREIFAARRAIEAAIVPLAVEHATRTQISRLRQIVKEEHASFHSGDHAKWIRLGGEFHILLSESAGNPVLTRFLRELVSRCSLIIALYQAPNKTACPNDEHEELINAIATGDAKQAVRLMNQHLIDIERALLLSDDEHEVNLADILDIA; from the coding sequence ATGAGCAAAAAGTCTGATGACACCGCTGCTGCGCCGGCCAGGGCCATCGTCAAACGCGGCAGCGGCGTTGTCGATCAAAAGATCTACGACTCGGTGCTGAAGGCAGTGATGAGCCAGCGCCTGCGGCCGGGGACCAAGCTGACAGAGGCCAGCCTGTGTGAGTTGTTCGCGGTCAGCCGGACCATCGTGCGCAAGGCGATACAACGGCTGGCGCACGATCACATCCTGGAGCTGCGACCGAACCGTGGCGCCATCATCGCTCAGCCGACGCCACAGGAAACGCGCGAAATTTTCGCTGCGCGCCGGGCTATCGAAGCCGCCATCGTGCCACTGGCGGTGGAACATGCGACACGTACGCAAATCAGCCGCTTGCGCCAGATTGTGAAAGAAGAGCATGCATCCTTTCATAGCGGCGATCACGCCAAATGGATACGCCTCGGCGGCGAATTCCACATCCTGTTATCCGAGAGCGCCGGCAATCCGGTGCTCACCCGCTTCCTGCGTGAACTGGTGTCGCGCTGCTCCCTGATCATTGCCCTGTACCAGGCGCCCAACAAGACCGCCTGTCCGAACGACGAACACGAAGAACTGATTAACGCCATCGCAACCGGCGACGCAAAGCAGGCGGTGCGCTTGATGAACCAGCATCTGATCGACATCGAACGCGCCTTGCTGCTGAGCGATGATGAACACGAAGTCAACCTGGCAGACATCCTCGACATCGCCTGA
- a CDS encoding ABC transporter ATP-binding protein — translation MTSTIPRLEIAHIRKAYPGVLANDDINLRVVPGEIHAVLGENGAGKSTLMKIIFGTVKPDAGDIFWNGEQVHIANPHVARKLGIAMVFQHFSLFDTLTVAENIALGLASDVSMPELVAQIRQTGEKYGLELEPHRHVHTLSVGERQRVEIVRALLTNPQLLILDEPTSVLTPQAVDKLFVTLRKLADEGCSILYISHKLDEIRALCHSATVMRNGKVTGNCDPRNETSAGLSRMMIGDELVRLQRERNPDSHRSERKLHINRLSLPKAHLFATELHDIECEVRAGEIVGIAGVSGNGQQELLAALSGEDQRAAPNMLMLVGRAAGNLAPNPRRALGLGLVPEERLGRGAVPTLSLSANMLLSHQKTPYVKRGMIDFAYTRNAAAAIIERFKVKASGPDALAKSLSGGNLQKFIVGRELERKPSVFIVAQPTWGVDVGAAAQIHAEILALKQEGCAVLVISEELDELFALCDRLHVIAKGRLSPSIPIEQATREQVGLWMSGLWQDGQEAAHA, via the coding sequence GTGACTTCAACCATACCGCGTCTGGAAATCGCCCATATCCGCAAAGCCTATCCTGGCGTGCTGGCCAATGACGATATCAATCTGCGTGTTGTTCCCGGCGAAATCCATGCCGTCCTCGGCGAGAACGGCGCCGGCAAATCGACCCTGATGAAAATCATCTTCGGCACGGTGAAACCCGATGCCGGCGATATCTTCTGGAATGGCGAGCAGGTGCATATCGCCAATCCGCATGTCGCCCGCAAGCTTGGCATTGCGATGGTGTTCCAGCATTTTTCATTGTTCGATACGCTCACCGTCGCGGAAAACATCGCGCTCGGCCTGGCTTCCGATGTCAGCATGCCGGAACTGGTCGCGCAGATCCGCCAGACCGGGGAGAAATACGGCCTGGAGCTGGAGCCACATCGTCACGTGCATACACTGTCGGTCGGCGAACGCCAGCGCGTCGAGATCGTGCGCGCGCTGCTGACCAATCCGCAATTGCTGATCCTTGATGAACCAACCTCGGTGCTGACGCCGCAGGCGGTCGACAAATTGTTCGTCACCTTGCGCAAGCTGGCCGACGAGGGCTGCAGCATTCTCTACATCAGCCACAAGCTCGATGAAATCCGAGCCCTATGCCATAGCGCCACCGTGATGCGTAATGGCAAGGTCACCGGCAATTGCGATCCGCGCAACGAAACCAGCGCCGGCCTGTCGCGCATGATGATCGGTGACGAGCTGGTGCGCTTGCAGCGCGAACGCAATCCTGATTCGCATCGCAGCGAGCGCAAGCTGCACATCAATCGCCTGAGCCTGCCGAAGGCGCATCTGTTCGCCACCGAATTGCACGATATCGAATGCGAAGTACGTGCCGGTGAGATCGTCGGTATTGCCGGTGTCTCTGGCAACGGCCAGCAGGAATTGCTGGCTGCGCTGTCCGGTGAAGATCAACGCGCCGCACCGAACATGCTGATGCTGGTCGGCCGCGCCGCCGGTAATCTGGCGCCGAATCCGCGCCGCGCGCTCGGCCTCGGGCTGGTGCCGGAAGAGCGGCTGGGGCGCGGCGCGGTGCCGACTTTATCGCTGTCGGCCAACATGCTGCTGTCGCACCAGAAGACGCCCTACGTGAAGCGCGGCATGATCGATTTTGCTTATACCCGCAATGCCGCCGCCGCCATCATCGAGCGCTTCAAGGTCAAAGCCAGCGGCCCCGATGCATTGGCCAAGAGCCTGTCCGGTGGCAACCTGCAGAAATTCATCGTCGGCCGCGAACTGGAACGCAAACCAAGCGTGTTCATTGTCGCGCAACCGACCTGGGGCGTAGATGTTGGCGCTGCGGCGCAGATCCACGCCGAAATCCTCGCATTGAAACAGGAAGGTTGCGCTGTGTTGGTGATATCCGAAGAACTCGATGAGCTGTTCGCGTTGTGCGACCGCCTGCACGTGATTGCCAAGGGGCGCCTATCGCCGTCGATCCCAATTGAGCAGGCAACGCGCGAGCAGGTCGGGTTGTGGATGAGCGGCTTGTGGCAGGATGGCCAGGAGGCCGCGCATGCGTAA
- a CDS encoding ABC transporter permease: MRNPWPWKLELRGTPSRSMTYLSPVLAVVLTMLLGALLFMALGKDPLAGLKVFLIDPFNGKRAISELLLKSVPLILCALGLAVCFRANIWNIGAEGQFTVGALFAGATLVAIDVPGHAIPGGLGLLLMIVAGILGGAFWASITAVLRDRFNANEILVSLMLTYVAQLLLMYAVNGPLKDPNGMNFPQSKVFSSEFMLPELISGTRLHIGFAVTLVLAIVMTVFMTRSFRGFSLIVGGTAPHAARYAGFSSRSALWISLLISGSFAGLAGAFEIAGPIGQLLPSVSPGYGFAAIIVAFIGRLHPVGAVLGGLVMSLLYLGGELAQSRLGLPSAITGVFQGMLLFLLLASDTLIDYRLRWKAKV; this comes from the coding sequence ATGCGTAATCCGTGGCCGTGGAAACTGGAGCTGCGCGGTACGCCGTCGCGGTCCATGACGTACCTGTCGCCGGTGCTGGCGGTGGTCCTGACGATGCTGCTTGGCGCGTTGCTGTTCATGGCGCTGGGCAAGGATCCGCTGGCCGGCCTGAAAGTGTTCCTGATCGATCCGTTCAACGGCAAGCGCGCCATCAGCGAGCTGCTACTGAAATCGGTGCCGCTGATATTGTGTGCGCTGGGCCTGGCAGTGTGCTTTCGCGCCAATATCTGGAACATCGGCGCCGAGGGCCAGTTCACGGTCGGCGCCTTGTTTGCCGGCGCCACGCTGGTGGCGATCGACGTGCCGGGCCATGCGATCCCGGGTGGTCTCGGCCTGTTGCTGATGATTGTCGCCGGGATCCTCGGTGGCGCGTTCTGGGCCAGCATTACCGCCGTGTTGCGCGATCGTTTCAACGCCAACGAAATCCTGGTGTCGCTGATGCTGACCTATGTTGCGCAATTACTGTTGATGTATGCGGTCAACGGTCCGTTGAAGGACCCCAATGGCATGAACTTTCCGCAATCGAAAGTGTTCTCCAGTGAATTCATGTTGCCGGAACTGATCAGCGGCACGCGCTTGCACATCGGCTTCGCAGTCACGCTGGTGCTGGCAATCGTGATGACGGTCTTCATGACGCGCAGCTTCCGTGGATTCTCGCTGATCGTCGGCGGTACCGCACCGCACGCGGCGCGTTACGCGGGATTCTCCAGCCGCAGCGCGTTGTGGATATCGCTGCTGATCTCGGGCAGCTTTGCCGGCCTGGCCGGGGCGTTTGAAATCGCCGGGCCGATAGGTCAGCTGCTGCCATCGGTATCGCCGGGCTACGGCTTCGCCGCCATCATCGTCGCCTTTATCGGTCGCCTGCATCCGGTCGGCGCGGTGCTGGGTGGGTTGGTGATGTCGCTGCTGTACCTGGGCGGCGAGCTGGCGCAGTCGCGGCTCGGGCTGCCGTCGGCAATCACGGGCGTGTTCCAGGGCATGCTGCTGTTTCTGCTGCTGGCTAGCGATACACTGATTGATTATCGCCTGCGCTGGAAAGCCAAGGTTTAA
- a CDS encoding ABC transporter permease, with translation MEQFASLIAASINAGTPLLLAALGLLINERAGVLNLGAEGMMLVAAIAGFAVGYATHSPMLGFIAGALSGMLMASLFSWLALMLATNQVATGLALSIFGTGLSAFIGQRFVGLALPSQTLSIPFLKDLPFVGPALFQQHWMSYLSLLLCAAIAWFIYRTRAGLILRAVGESPESAHALGYPVRWIRFAALLFGGACCGLAGAYLSLVYTPMWVEGLVSGHGWIALALTAFATWRPLRVLLGALLFGGVTILQFYLQGIGVTVPSQILSMLPYAATIVVLALISRNPDWIRLNMPASLGKPFKPNAS, from the coding sequence ATGGAACAATTCGCTTCTCTTATCGCTGCCTCGATCAATGCCGGAACGCCGTTACTGCTGGCAGCGCTCGGCCTGCTGATCAATGAGCGCGCCGGCGTGCTCAACCTCGGCGCCGAAGGTATGATGCTGGTTGCTGCGATTGCCGGCTTTGCAGTTGGCTACGCTACGCATAGCCCAATGCTCGGCTTCATTGCCGGCGCCCTCAGCGGCATGCTGATGGCGTCGCTGTTCTCCTGGCTGGCGCTGATGCTGGCTACCAACCAGGTCGCCACCGGTCTGGCGCTGTCGATTTTCGGCACGGGATTGTCTGCCTTCATCGGTCAGCGCTTTGTTGGTTTGGCCTTGCCTTCGCAAACGCTGTCGATCCCATTTCTTAAAGACCTGCCGTTCGTCGGCCCGGCGCTGTTCCAACAGCACTGGATGAGTTACCTATCGCTGCTGCTGTGTGCGGCGATTGCCTGGTTCATCTATCGCACCCGTGCCGGATTGATCCTGCGCGCGGTTGGCGAGTCGCCGGAGTCGGCGCACGCGCTTGGTTATCCAGTGCGCTGGATACGCTTTGCCGCGCTGCTGTTCGGCGGTGCCTGCTGCGGCTTGGCCGGCGCCTACTTGTCGCTGGTGTATACGCCGATGTGGGTCGAAGGTCTGGTGTCCGGCCACGGCTGGATTGCCCTGGCGCTGACGGCGTTTGCCACCTGGCGTCCGCTGCGCGTGCTGCTGGGGGCCTTGCTGTTCGGTGGCGTCACGATCCTGCAGTTTTACTTGCAGGGCATAGGCGTCACCGTGCCGTCGCAGATCCTGTCGATGCTGCCGTACGCGGCAACCATCGTGGTGCTGGCGCTGATTTCGCGCAATCCGGACTGGATACGCTTGAACATGCCGGCGTCGTTGGGCAAGCCGTTCAAGCCGAATGCAAGTTGA
- a CDS encoding BMP family ABC transporter substrate-binding protein has translation MKISRRTSLAMLATLAAATLIGCGKKDEPAAAPASAAASAAAPAKAEPLKVAFVYIGPVGDAGWTFAHDQGRKAVEQKYGDKVKTTFVENVPESAADAERVIRQLATDGNKLIFGTTFGYMEAMLKVAKEFPDVKFEHATGFKTADNLAQYDVRTYEGAYLAGVVAGKMSKTGKLGVVASVPIPEVIRNIDSFTLGARSVNPKATTRVVWVNKWFDPGKEREAATTLIGQGVDVLMQNTDSAAVVQTAQEKGVYAFGWDSDMSSFGPKAHLAASMINWGTYYTKRVGEVLDGSWKTGTSWLGLKDDGIDLGAFNAALPDDVKALVAERKKAIIDGSAPIWKGPIIDNTGKEAVAKDAVANDDFLHGIKFYVQGVEGKVPG, from the coding sequence ATGAAGATATCGCGCAGGACATCACTGGCCATGCTAGCAACGCTGGCCGCCGCAACGCTCATCGGCTGCGGCAAGAAGGACGAGCCGGCGGCGGCCCCCGCTTCTGCCGCCGCTTCGGCAGCAGCACCGGCCAAGGCTGAACCGCTGAAAGTCGCTTTCGTCTACATCGGACCGGTCGGCGACGCCGGCTGGACCTTTGCCCATGACCAGGGCCGCAAGGCGGTTGAACAGAAATACGGCGACAAGGTCAAAACCACTTTCGTCGAGAACGTCCCCGAATCGGCTGCCGATGCAGAGCGTGTGATCCGCCAGTTGGCGACAGATGGCAACAAGCTGATCTTCGGTACCACTTTCGGCTACATGGAAGCGATGCTGAAAGTGGCCAAGGAATTCCCGGACGTGAAGTTCGAACATGCGACCGGCTTCAAGACTGCCGACAACCTGGCGCAATACGACGTCCGCACCTATGAAGGCGCCTACCTGGCCGGTGTCGTAGCCGGCAAGATGAGCAAGACGGGCAAGCTCGGGGTGGTCGCTTCGGTGCCGATTCCTGAAGTGATCCGCAATATCGATTCATTCACGCTGGGCGCCCGTTCGGTCAATCCGAAAGCCACCACGCGCGTCGTTTGGGTCAACAAATGGTTCGATCCGGGCAAGGAGCGTGAAGCGGCCACTACCCTGATTGGCCAGGGCGTTGATGTGCTGATGCAGAATACCGATTCCGCCGCCGTCGTGCAGACCGCGCAGGAAAAGGGCGTATATGCATTCGGCTGGGATAGCGACATGAGCAGCTTCGGTCCGAAAGCGCATCTGGCGGCATCGATGATCAACTGGGGCACCTACTATACCAAACGCGTCGGCGAAGTGCTGGACGGCAGCTGGAAAACCGGCACCAGCTGGCTCGGCCTGAAAGACGACGGTATCGATCTGGGCGCGTTCAATGCGGCCTTGCCGGACGACGTCAAGGCGCTGGTAGCGGAGCGCAAGAAGGCCATCATCGACGGCAGCGCACCGATCTGGAAAGGGCCAATCATCGACAACACCGGCAAGGAAGCAGTTGCCAAGGATGCAGTGGCCAACGACGATTTCCTGCATGGCATCAAGTTCTACGTGCAGGGCGTAGAGGGCAAGGTGCCGGGCTAA
- a CDS encoding sterol desaturase family protein produces MVEDTASILHQSGELQPGTGLITSVIALSLGFLSLLGVLAFHFPQYLTTPELRHVYSVSLMRQILFGALLVSGVLSLVNILFGRHRSLNFTALLMVLVAVAWGGSKVAVGEFPDHTPYIGLDWFIIDLLGSTLIFVLIEKMFPLYRKQAIFRFEWQTDLVHFAVNHFIIGLALLVVNVMIHRVFGWMVHADFQNTVASISFIPQLLLCMLVADLMEYGAHRAYHEVPFLWRFHAVHHSVKTMDWLAGSRQHILELICTRVLVLGPLFVLGFDKSVVNAYIIIVGFQAVFNHSNVHLPWGPLRYIFVTPDFHHWHHSSEDEAIDKNYAAHFAFIDYFLGTAVKVNRAFPEKYGVVGDYMPDGFIKQQAFPFRKQD; encoded by the coding sequence ATGGTCGAGGATACAGCCAGTATTCTGCATCAAAGCGGAGAACTGCAGCCGGGCACCGGCCTGATCACGAGCGTGATTGCGCTGAGCCTCGGCTTCCTGAGCCTGTTAGGCGTGCTGGCCTTCCATTTCCCGCAGTACCTGACCACGCCCGAGCTGCGTCACGTCTATTCGGTCAGCCTGATGCGCCAGATTCTGTTCGGCGCGCTGCTAGTGTCTGGCGTCCTGTCGCTAGTAAATATCCTGTTTGGCCGGCATCGCTCGCTGAATTTCACCGCACTCCTGATGGTGCTGGTTGCGGTAGCGTGGGGCGGTTCAAAGGTTGCGGTCGGCGAGTTTCCGGACCACACGCCATACATCGGCCTGGACTGGTTCATCATCGACCTGCTCGGCTCAACCCTGATTTTCGTACTGATCGAAAAGATGTTCCCGTTGTATCGCAAGCAGGCGATATTCCGTTTTGAATGGCAGACCGACCTGGTGCATTTTGCGGTTAACCATTTCATCATCGGATTGGCACTGCTGGTGGTCAACGTGATGATTCACCGAGTATTCGGCTGGATGGTGCATGCCGATTTCCAGAACACGGTTGCCTCCATCAGCTTCATTCCGCAACTGCTGCTGTGCATGCTGGTCGCTGACCTGATGGAATATGGCGCACACCGCGCGTATCACGAGGTGCCGTTTCTGTGGCGCTTCCACGCAGTGCACCACAGCGTCAAGACCATGGATTGGCTGGCCGGTTCACGCCAGCACATACTGGAATTGATCTGTACCAGAGTACTGGTGCTCGGCCCCTTGTTCGTGCTCGGCTTCGACAAATCCGTCGTTAACGCCTACATCATCATCGTCGGCTTCCAGGCCGTGTTCAACCATTCCAATGTGCATTTGCCATGGGGGCCACTGCGCTACATCTTCGTGACGCCGGATTTCCATCATTGGCACCACTCCTCGGAAGACGAAGCGATCGACAAGAACTACGCGGCCCACTTTGCCTTTATCGACTATTTCCTCGGTACGGCAGTCAAGGTCAACCGCGCGTTCCCGGAGAAATACGGTGTGGTCGGCGATTACATGCCTGATGGCTTCATCAAGCAGCAGGCGTTTCCGTTTCGCAAGCAGGATTGA
- a CDS encoding alpha/beta hydrolase yields MKPFIFAALILFALMSVIVALAIGFGGPHEPRPMASMNNPFKSVDFSDLPAIRRYAARDGAQLAFRQYPAVGDHPKGSVVLVHGSSARSDSMHVMAKAFSAAGYTAYALDMRGHGESGSKGSIAYVGQLEDDIEDFTRALTPAMPSTLAGFSSGGGFVLRFAGGHKQTLFSNYLLLSPFISQDAPTFRPDSGGWVSVGVPRLMAISLLNAIDIHALNGLPVVRFALDEQAKPFLTPEYSYALTQNFRPQADWQANIRAVRQPLRLVAGQDDEAFHAERFAEVFKAAGKDAPVTLLPGIGHISLTLDRTAVQAAVAAVNGMNRFR; encoded by the coding sequence ATGAAACCATTCATATTTGCCGCGCTGATCCTGTTCGCATTGATGTCCGTCATCGTCGCCCTCGCCATCGGCTTCGGTGGACCGCATGAGCCGCGGCCTATGGCAAGCATGAACAATCCATTCAAAAGCGTCGATTTCTCCGACCTGCCGGCTATCCGCCGCTACGCGGCGCGCGACGGCGCGCAACTCGCATTTCGCCAATATCCTGCTGTCGGTGACCATCCCAAAGGCAGCGTGGTGCTGGTGCACGGATCGTCTGCGCGCAGCGATAGCATGCATGTGATGGCCAAGGCGTTCTCCGCTGCCGGTTATACCGCCTATGCGCTCGACATGCGCGGACATGGCGAGTCCGGCAGCAAAGGCAGCATTGCCTATGTCGGACAATTGGAGGACGACATCGAGGATTTCACGCGCGCGTTGACGCCGGCCATGCCGTCCACGCTTGCCGGCTTTTCTTCCGGCGGCGGATTCGTGCTGCGTTTCGCCGGTGGTCACAAGCAAACGCTGTTTTCCAACTACCTGCTGTTGTCGCCATTCATCAGCCAGGATGCACCGACTTTCCGCCCTGACAGCGGAGGCTGGGTGAGTGTTGGTGTCCCGCGCCTGATGGCGATCAGCCTGCTGAATGCGATAGACATACATGCGTTGAATGGGCTTCCTGTCGTGCGCTTCGCACTCGACGAACAAGCCAAGCCTTTCCTGACCCCGGAGTATTCGTATGCACTGACGCAGAACTTCCGGCCACAGGCGGATTGGCAGGCGAACATACGCGCAGTCCGGCAACCGCTACGGCTGGTGGCGGGGCAGGATGACGAGGCATTTCATGCCGAACGTTTCGCTGAAGTGTTCAAGGCAGCAGGTAAGGATGCGCCTGTCACCTTACTGCCTGGGATCGGGCACATCTCGTTGACGCTTGACCGAACCGCGGTTCAGGCGGCGGTGGCGGCTGTCAACGGCATGAACCGGTTTCGGTAG
- a CDS encoding nuclear transport factor 2 family protein has protein sequence MPPISPQAIVQAQLDAYNAKDIDALLATYAADAEQYQLHGDLLARGHEQMRTRFLTRFAEPDLHARLLSRTVMENIVIDFELITRNFPEGAGTVEMLCVYEIAGQRIAKASFAVGKTTLAAASSS, from the coding sequence ATGCCGCCAATCTCGCCTCAAGCCATCGTTCAAGCACAGCTGGACGCCTATAACGCCAAGGATATCGATGCCCTGCTGGCGACCTACGCGGCTGATGCGGAGCAGTACCAGTTGCATGGCGACCTGCTTGCACGCGGCCATGAACAGATGCGGACGCGCTTCCTGACGCGCTTTGCCGAACCGGATCTCCATGCACGCCTGCTGTCGCGCACGGTCATGGAAAACATCGTCATCGACTTCGAACTCATTACACGTAATTTTCCCGAAGGCGCCGGAACGGTGGAAATGCTGTGCGTCTACGAGATTGCCGGTCAGCGCATCGCGAAGGCGTCGTTCGCTGTTGGCAAGACGACGCTGGCTGCTGCATCCTCATCCTGA
- a CDS encoding GNAT family N-acetyltransferase: protein MHEASAVIRLAKGGDSAAIQNLYLELTGDVRVHVLPEQIEAMHADPATHLLVCDIAGNVYGTALLSLCADAMYGKQPFATVENIIVASAARGTGLGRQLMASIETICASHDCSKIMLLSSSSRSEAHAFFASCGFSGDKKRGFVKYRSQFHTA from the coding sequence ATGCATGAAGCATCAGCCGTAATCCGCCTGGCGAAAGGCGGTGATAGCGCCGCCATCCAGAATTTGTACCTAGAGTTGACCGGTGACGTGCGGGTACATGTCTTGCCCGAACAGATCGAGGCGATGCATGCCGATCCTGCAACACATCTTCTGGTGTGCGATATCGCCGGTAATGTTTATGGAACGGCGCTGCTGTCGCTGTGCGCCGACGCGATGTATGGCAAGCAGCCTTTTGCGACAGTGGAAAACATCATTGTTGCGAGCGCCGCTCGTGGCACAGGATTGGGCCGCCAACTGATGGCAAGTATCGAAACGATTTGTGCCAGCCATGACTGTTCCAAGATCATGCTGCTGAGTTCCTCCAGCCGCAGCGAAGCCCATGCATTTTTCGCGAGTTGCGGATTTTCCGGCGACAAGAAGCGGGGCTTCGTAAAATATCGCAGTCAATTCCATACGGCTTGA